From one uncultured Paludibacter sp. genomic stretch:
- a CDS encoding Transporter, anaerobic C4-dicarboxylate uptake C (DcuC) family has translation MHLIATVFSLIFIVLVAFLLYKKFNPQSVLLGSGLFMLFLSVLLGFNLPFLKDPTGLTFFDLFAEIEQLLSSKGADVGLMIMTIGGYVAYMDKIGASESLIYISLKPLSIFKKYPYILASLIIPVGQLLFITTPSATGLGLLLIASIFPVLVSLGVSKTTAVSVITACTVFDMGPSSANTARASELVEKTNVQYFIENQLPLVLPLTILMAIVYYFINRYFDKKENHVAEKIEVKNIKRSAPLIYGILPVLPLLLLIIFSPFLHLFSFKVNLSTTTAMIFSLFVAMLFELIHRKNIKKVFDSLKIFWEAMGKVFASVITLIISAELFSQGLISLGFIDNLVSLSQHLGLGAIGIGVVMTILIFGASMLMGSGNASFFSFGPLVPGIAIRMGVESTNIILPMQLASSLGRATSPISGIIIATSEIAGITPYQVAKRNIIPLSIVLICMLVYHFLF, from the coding sequence ATGCATTTAATAGCAACAGTCTTTAGCTTAATTTTTATAGTATTAGTAGCTTTTTTACTTTATAAAAAATTTAATCCGCAATCAGTTTTATTAGGAAGCGGTCTTTTTATGCTTTTTTTATCCGTTTTGTTGGGATTTAATCTGCCTTTCTTGAAAGATCCTACAGGATTGACTTTTTTCGATCTGTTTGCAGAAATAGAACAATTATTAAGCAGCAAAGGTGCAGACGTAGGACTTATGATTATGACCATTGGAGGATATGTTGCTTATATGGATAAAATTGGCGCTAGCGAGTCCCTTATATATATATCACTAAAACCATTATCTATTTTTAAAAAATATCCTTATATTTTGGCATCATTAATAATACCTGTTGGACAGCTGCTTTTCATAACCACTCCTTCAGCAACAGGTTTAGGATTATTGCTTATTGCTTCCATTTTCCCCGTTCTTGTAAGTTTGGGGGTTAGTAAAACTACCGCTGTATCTGTCATTACCGCCTGTACCGTATTTGATATGGGTCCTTCTTCTGCAAATACGGCAAGAGCTTCTGAACTGGTAGAAAAAACCAATGTCCAATATTTTATAGAAAATCAATTGCCTCTTGTATTACCCCTGACCATATTAATGGCTATTGTTTATTATTTTATAAATCGTTATTTTGATAAAAAAGAAAATCACGTTGCCGAAAAAATAGAAGTGAAAAATATCAAAAGAAGCGCTCCGCTTATTTACGGAATTTTACCTGTTTTACCTTTATTACTTTTAATTATATTTTCTCCATTTCTTCATTTATTTAGTTTTAAGGTAAATTTAAGCACAACAACAGCTATGATATTTTCTCTTTTTGTTGCAATGCTTTTTGAATTAATACATAGAAAAAATATTAAAAAAGTATTTGACTCACTCAAAATATTTTGGGAAGCAATGGGTAAAGTGTTTGCTTCCGTAATAACACTCATTATTTCAGCAGAATTGTTTTCACAAGGATTAATCAGTTTGGGTTTTATTGACAATTTAGTTTCATTATCTCAACATTTAGGGCTTGGAGCAATAGGAATTGGAGTGGTGATGACAATTCTCATATTTGGGGCTTCTATGCTTATGGGTAGTGGTAATGCATCCTTCTTCTCGTTTGGTCCACTTGTTCCCGGTATTGCAATCAGAATGGGCGTAGAATCTACTAATATCATATTACCCATGCAATTAGCTTCGAGTTTGGGGAGAGCAACTTCTCCAATTTCAGGAATTATAATAGCTACATCTGAAATAGCAGGTATTACACCATATCAGGTTGCAAAAAGAAATATAATTCCTCTTAGCATAGTCTTAATATGTATGCTTGTTTACCATTTCTTGTTCTAA
- a CDS encoding Isoaspartyl dipeptidase → MQSNLIKLIKNAEVYTPDYIGKKDILIGGDKILAIDNSIETGKIPTQIINAKGKIITPGFIDQHIHLTGAGGKHSFSSMTPEISADELINCGTTTALGMLGTDGVTRSLESLYAKVCSLTEQGLTAYMLTGYFGYPSISLLKSTMDDMVFIDKVIGCKIAISDERASFPTENEMLKILRQVYVGGMTSGKGGILHVHLGALESGMTMLLDIVKKYNFPIRYISPTHVGRTKQLFEQAIDFAKKGGMIDISTGGTKYDLPYKQVIYAVENGVSLDNITFSSDGNAGMMKKDKATGIIQLYKAPIHLNLEQVILLIKEANWPLEKALKLITTNPARNLSLKNKGKINVGFDADLCMFDSEYNLTDVFAKGKIFMKDGELQN, encoded by the coding sequence ATGCAATCAAATTTAATAAAGCTCATAAAAAATGCTGAAGTATATACTCCGGATTACATCGGGAAAAAAGACATACTGATAGGAGGCGATAAGATTCTTGCAATTGATAACAGCATTGAAACAGGAAAAATACCAACTCAAATTATAAATGCCAAAGGAAAAATAATCACTCCGGGTTTTATAGACCAACATATTCACTTGACAGGAGCTGGCGGAAAACACTCTTTTTCATCTATGACTCCTGAAATATCTGCTGATGAGTTGATAAATTGTGGAACAACAACCGCACTTGGTATGCTCGGGACTGATGGAGTTACTCGCTCTCTTGAAAGTTTATATGCAAAAGTATGTTCATTAACTGAACAAGGACTTACAGCCTATATGCTTACAGGTTATTTCGGATATCCCAGTATCAGTTTACTCAAAAGCACAATGGACGATATGGTATTTATTGATAAAGTTATAGGTTGCAAAATTGCAATAAGTGATGAGAGAGCTTCTTTCCCTACAGAAAATGAAATGCTGAAAATTCTCCGACAGGTTTACGTTGGTGGCATGACTTCAGGCAAAGGAGGAATTTTACACGTACATTTGGGTGCACTCGAAAGTGGAATGACAATGCTGTTAGATATCGTAAAAAAATATAATTTCCCTATTCGCTATATTTCTCCCACTCACGTGGGGCGAACTAAGCAACTCTTTGAACAAGCCATAGATTTTGCTAAAAAGGGAGGAATGATCGATATCTCAACAGGAGGAACAAAATATGATTTACCTTATAAACAAGTAATCTATGCTGTAGAAAACGGAGTCTCACTCGATAATATAACGTTTAGTAGCGACGGGAATGCCGGAATGATGAAGAAAGATAAAGCGACAGGAATTATTCAATTATACAAGGCACCCATTCATTTAAATTTGGAACAAGTAATATTGTTAATAAAAGAAGCCAACTGGCCTTTAGAAAAAGCGCTCAAATTAATAACAACTAATCCAGCTCGAAATCTTTCATTAAAAAATAAAGGGAAGATCAATGTAGGTTTTGATGCAGATCTTTGTATGTTCGATTCGGAATATAATCTTACTGATGTATTTGCTAAAGGAAAAATTTTCATGAAAGATGGGGAACTACAAAACTGA
- a CDS encoding conserved exported hypothetical protein (Evidence 4 : Unknown function but conserved in other organisms) — MKKFYVFFFVCICSFNISHSQLLSEDFDYTADDLLTDHGWNLTGTSTANPIVVTSPGLTFNDYIGSGIGNAAGVNNTGQDLNKLFGAVTSGSVYASFLVNATATSSGGDYFFHFYDPTLSTAFRARTFIIPDPGNPAKMVVGLSFNASSPQSTMTSSLDFGKTYLFVLKYEIVDEALNDKVSLYVFEEGDNFTTEPIIPTLGPLTGTATDITPTGIAIRQFDAAQRITVDGFRVNTIWELTNSSTGIKETYNENTSFYPNLVTDGIIHFKDVNSLKKIEIYNLSGQCALKLNGVKENMNVSDLKKGTYIISVTSGDQVSSSKLVIK, encoded by the coding sequence ATGAAAAAATTTTATGTATTCTTTTTTGTTTGTATTTGCAGTTTCAATATTTCACATAGTCAATTATTAAGTGAAGATTTTGATTACACTGCAGATGATTTATTGACCGATCATGGATGGAACCTTACCGGAACATCTACCGCAAATCCAATAGTAGTTACTTCTCCCGGGCTTACGTTTAATGATTATATTGGTTCAGGAATAGGTAATGCTGCCGGCGTAAATAATACCGGACAAGATTTGAATAAATTATTTGGCGCCGTAACATCCGGGTCTGTTTATGCTTCTTTTTTAGTAAACGCAACTGCGACTTCTTCCGGAGGCGATTATTTTTTTCATTTTTATGATCCGACGTTGAGTACTGCCTTTAGAGCAAGAACATTTATTATTCCCGATCCGGGAAATCCTGCTAAAATGGTGGTTGGTCTTTCTTTTAACGCTTCAAGCCCTCAGAGCACAATGACTTCTTCTCTAGATTTTGGAAAAACCTATTTATTTGTATTAAAATATGAGATTGTTGACGAAGCATTAAATGATAAAGTTAGTTTATATGTTTTTGAAGAAGGCGATAATTTTACCACCGAACCGATAATCCCAACTCTTGGACCTTTAACAGGAACAGCTACAGACATTACTCCTACCGGTATCGCTATCAGACAATTTGATGCTGCACAAAGAATAACGGTAGATGGTTTTAGGGTAAACACAATTTGGGAATTAACCAATAGTTCTACGGGCATAAAAGAAACCTACAATGAAAATACAAGTTTTTATCCTAACTTGGTAACCGACGGAATTATTCATTTTAAAGATGTAAATTCTTTGAAAAAAATTGAAATATATAACCTCTCAGGACAATGTGCTCTGAAACTCAACGGTGTAAAAGAAAACATGAACGTTTCGGATTTGAAAAAAGGCACTTATATAATTAGTGTTACTTCCGGAGATCAAGTTAGTTCGTCTAAACTTGTTATAAAATAA
- a CDS encoding Endonuclease/exonuclease/phosphatase family protein — protein MKKNSIIFSLVLTTFIFLSCETDDVKPYVSLSADKTLISEDSGEAIITLSITNSIEKDVTVILNVAGTATGDGIDYTLSNKNVIIKAGTTSTNVTLTAIQDDVLEENEEVEITINSVEGANLVEGQKVTIVIEDDDTPVQPNLLINEVLYDPSNSALAGDANGDGVYAQNEDEFIELINYSSKSVDISGFKIYDAEALTAGVPRHIFPANTIIPAGKCIVIFGGGTPTGTFGGSIVQTSTTGDLNXNNAGDMITITDTQDEVLATFDITPFSDNPNESYTRNPDISGDFVQHHVANSNLLFSPGTKIDGTSF, from the coding sequence ATGAAAAAGAATAGTATAATATTTAGTTTGGTTTTAACCACTTTTATATTCCTTTCCTGTGAAACCGATGATGTAAAACCTTATGTCTCTCTTTCAGCGGATAAAACTCTTATATCGGAAGACTCAGGCGAAGCAATTATTACATTATCAATTACTAATTCCATTGAAAAAGATGTTACCGTAATCCTTAACGTAGCTGGAACTGCTACGGGTGATGGTATCGATTATACTTTGTCAAATAAAAATGTTATTATCAAAGCCGGTACAACCAGCACAAACGTAACTTTAACAGCGATTCAAGATGATGTACTGGAAGAAAATGAAGAAGTGGAAATTACCATCAATTCCGTTGAAGGAGCGAACTTAGTAGAAGGACAAAAAGTAACTATTGTTATTGAAGATGACGATACACCGGTACAACCAAATTTATTAATTAATGAAGTACTTTACGATCCTTCCAATTCTGCTTTGGCTGGAGATGCAAATGGAGATGGAGTATATGCACAAAATGAAGATGAGTTTATTGAGTTAATTAATTACTCCTCAAAAAGTGTGGATATTTCCGGTTTCAAAATTTATGATGCCGAAGCTTTAACAGCAGGAGTTCCTCGTCATATTTTTCCGGCAAATACTATTATACCAGCTGGAAAATGCATTGTTATTTTTGGAGGTGGAACACCAACAGGAACATTCGGAGGAAGTATTGTCCAAACTTCTACCACAGGAGATTTGAATTTNAATAATGCTGGTGATATGATTACAATAACTGATACTCAGGATGAAGTATTGGCAACTTTCGACATTACTCCTTTTTCTGATAATCCAAATGAATCATACACCAGAAATCCGGATATTTCGGGAGATTTTGTACAACATCATGTGGCTAATTCCAATCTGCTTTTCTCACCCGGTACTAAAATAGATGGAACAAGTTTCTAA